One Longimicrobiaceae bacterium genomic window, ACGCCCAATCCCGATGGAGCGCCTGGAAATCCGCGACGTTGTACGTGAGCAGGGCCATTCCGTTCTGCGCCGCATAGGCAAGCTGCTGCGGGTCCGACCGGCCGCGCCGCCCGATCTCCGTCACATGCGAGGCGGTGAACCCTGCTTCCCGCAGCATGGCGGCGACTTTGTTCGTGACGCACTCATCCACCAGAATCGGAGCCAGATAGTCCATCACCGGCCCGCCTAGCGGCCAGATGCGTCGCGAACGGCGGCCTCATGCCGGCCGCGATCCGCAGCCACCAGATACGGCTCGTCCGCCGCGTACGCGAGCGCCCGCAGGACGTCTGCCCGAGACAGCCAGGGATACTCTTCCAGCACGTCCTCGACGCGGTTGGCGTGGTTGTACAGGTC contains:
- a CDS encoding DUF5615 family PIN-like protein, with amino-acid sequence MDYLAPILVDECVTNKVAAMLREAGFTASHVTEIGRRGRSDPQQLAYAAQNGMALLTYNVADFQALHRDWALRGRDHAGILLARDRQYQRNAAGLVHDLRATLNHLADLHGKSEANTEWLRNNVFWITHTVG
- a CDS encoding DUF433 domain-containing protein, with protein sequence MPRTSQPLGVSRTPEVWGGAAVIAGSAIPVFMVEDLYNHANRVEDVLEEYPWLSRADVLRALAYAADEPYLVAADRGRHEAAVRDASGR